GCAGTTTTCGGAGCCATCATGCCGAAGGCAAGTGTCGTGTCAGGGCTGACCCGGAATCGCAAATAATTCGGCGCCAAACTCGCGGCCGGATAGGCAGTGGGCGGCCGGCGCAGTCTCAACAGGATTTCCGTACAGGTAACAGGCATGCACTTGCCGGCACGGACGAAAAACGGGACCCCTTGCCAGCGCCACGAATCAATCTCCAGCCGCAGGGCCGCGAACGTTTCAACCTGCGAGTCCGGCGACACGCCTTTTTCCGACCGGTAACCGCGGAACTGACCACGCACAAGATTGCTCTCGGCGAGCGGTAGCATGGCCTTCAAGACTTTCACCTTTTCATCCCTAATGGATTCACTGTCCATTCTGATCGGGGGCTCCATTGCAAGGTTTGCCAGAACCTGGAACAGGTGATTCTGGATGACGTCGCGAATGGCGCCGGTCTTGTCGTAGAAGGCTCCCCGGCCCTGAACTCCGAAGTTCTCCGCCATGGTAATCTGCACGCTCTGCACATGAATGCGGTTCCAAAACGTCTCAGGAAGCGCGTTCGCAAAGCGGAAATACAGCATGTTTTTGATGGGCCGCTTCCCCAGATAATGATCGATGCGGAAGATCGCGGTTTCCAAAAAGGTAACGTGGAGTATGCGGTTGAGCTCCTGTGCTGACTTCAGATCGGTCCCAAATGGTTTTTCGAGCACGACGCGAGCACCCTGGTTGCAGCCGGACTTCGCCAGTTGCTCCACGACCGTCGCAAACAGCACCGGAGGAATCGCCAGGTAGTGCAGCGGTCGCTTCGCAGAACCGAGTTCCTTTCGGATCGCCCGAAACGTCGCAGGATCCTGATAGTCGCCGTCCACATACCGGAGCGCGGCTGACAACTTGTCGAATGCAGACTGGTCAAGACCGCCGGGATGGTTC
The nucleotide sequence above comes from Nitrospiraceae bacterium. Encoded proteins:
- the zwf gene encoding glucose-6-phosphate dehydrogenase, producing MNALHSDALVFFGATGDLAYKKIFPSLQAMMKRSHLDVPLIGVAKNGWNLEQMRARMRDSLENHPGGLDQSAFDKLSAALRYVDGDYQDPATFRAIRKELGSAKRPLHYLAIPPVLFATVVEQLAKSGCNQGARVVLEKPFGTDLKSAQELNRILHVTFLETAIFRIDHYLGKRPIKNMLYFRFANALPETFWNRIHVQSVQITMAENFGVQGRGAFYDKTGAIRDVIQNHLFQVLANLAMEPPIRMDSESIRDEKVKVLKAMLPLAESNLVRGQFRGYRSEKGVSPDSQVETFAALRLEIDSWRWQGVPFFVRAGKCMPVTCTEILLRLRRPPTAYPAASLAPNYLRFRVSPDTTLAFGMMAPKTADESVGQPFEAMVNRNPQPDEVDAYERVLTDAMAGDATLFARQDYVEEAWRIVDPVLKKGSRIYDYEPNTWGPAEVERRVIPPDGWHNPIMSA